The Amycolatopsis sp. DG1A-15b genome window below encodes:
- a CDS encoding TetR/AcrR family transcriptional regulator, producing METQAATTPRGRRTREAIVDAAATLMYVDGVAGTSVDKVLAASGAGKSQMYHYFKNKEQLVGAVIDRYLEQILGNQPAIFTLASWADLETWTEQLLDVHRRAGTPIACPLGNLAGEVGDNPKLAPLVDQAYRTWESHLARGLKTLQENGELAADADPARLAQAAMTSVQGGLLLAHIRHDLTALEDALGIALAYLRGFKP from the coding sequence ATGGAGACGCAAGCGGCCACGACCCCGCGCGGCAGGCGGACGCGCGAGGCGATCGTCGACGCGGCGGCGACGCTGATGTACGTCGACGGCGTCGCGGGCACGAGCGTCGACAAGGTGCTCGCCGCGAGCGGCGCCGGGAAATCGCAGATGTACCACTACTTCAAGAACAAGGAACAGCTGGTCGGGGCGGTGATCGATCGCTACCTCGAGCAGATCCTCGGCAACCAGCCGGCGATCTTCACGCTGGCCTCCTGGGCCGATCTGGAGACGTGGACCGAGCAACTGCTGGACGTCCACCGCCGCGCGGGCACGCCGATCGCCTGCCCGCTGGGCAACCTCGCCGGCGAAGTGGGCGACAACCCGAAGCTCGCACCGCTGGTCGACCAGGCCTACCGGACGTGGGAGTCCCATCTCGCGCGCGGGCTGAAGACCCTGCAGGAAAACGGCGAACTGGCCGCGGACGCCGATCCGGCTCGGCTGGCGCAGGCGGCGATGACGTCCGTCCAAGGTGGACTGCTGCTGGCCCACATCCGGCACGACCTCACCGCGCTGGAGGACGCCCTGGGCATCGCGCTGGCCTACCTGCGCGGCTTCAAGCCGTGA
- a CDS encoding LysR family transcriptional regulator, which produces MDLGRLRTLREFADRGSVTAAARALHCTPSAVSQQLRALQGEVGLPLTEPAGRGLRLTDAGHALVARADEVLAALERAESELDTYRSSPRGRVRLAIFQSAGLMLLPGLLTRVAGYDGLEVDVRDVDMTPPEVPALVADYDIVVAHRDEHAPEFASSRLEVVPLLREPLDVALPAGHRLADQPRVELADLADERWISVDFGFPVDDVLRSLTIRTGVRPVVVQRINDFRITERLVAAGHGIALLPRYTMDTGSCGGPGGGAPGPGRSPGCHSSGLVGRPLAGIRAARLVEAVCRTGARRRPAVAQVIEELRAEVGQLTA; this is translated from the coding sequence ATGGATCTGGGCCGGCTGCGCACGCTGCGGGAGTTCGCCGACCGCGGGAGCGTGACGGCGGCCGCGCGGGCCCTGCACTGCACGCCCTCCGCGGTCTCCCAGCAGCTGCGCGCGCTGCAGGGCGAGGTCGGCCTGCCGCTCACCGAGCCGGCGGGCCGCGGCCTGCGGCTGACCGACGCGGGCCACGCGCTGGTCGCCCGCGCCGACGAGGTGCTCGCCGCGCTCGAGCGGGCCGAGTCCGAATTGGACACCTACCGCAGCTCGCCGCGCGGGCGGGTGCGGCTCGCGATCTTCCAGTCGGCCGGCCTGATGCTGCTGCCGGGCCTGCTGACCCGGGTCGCCGGGTACGACGGTCTGGAGGTCGACGTCCGGGACGTCGACATGACGCCGCCGGAGGTGCCGGCCCTGGTCGCGGACTACGACATCGTCGTGGCGCACCGCGACGAGCACGCGCCGGAGTTCGCCTCGAGCCGCCTCGAGGTGGTGCCGCTGCTGCGCGAACCGCTCGACGTCGCGCTGCCGGCCGGGCACCGGCTGGCGGACCAGCCCCGCGTGGAGCTGGCGGACCTCGCGGACGAACGCTGGATCAGCGTCGACTTCGGCTTCCCGGTGGACGACGTGCTGCGCTCGCTGACCATCCGCACCGGCGTGCGGCCGGTCGTGGTGCAGCGGATCAACGACTTCCGGATCACCGAGCGGCTGGTCGCCGCCGGCCACGGCATCGCGCTGCTGCCGCGGTACACGATGGACACAGGGTCTTGCGGGGGTCCGGGTGGGGGAGCCCCCGGCCCGGGGCGGAGCCCCGGATGTCACAGCAGCGGGCTGGTGGGGCGGCCGCTCGCCGGCATCCGCGCGGCCCGCCTGGTGGAAGCGGTCTGCCGGACGGGCGCCCGCCGGCGCCCGGCGGTGGCCCAGGTGATCGAGGAACTGCGCGCGGAGGTCGGTCAGCTCACGGCTTGA
- a CDS encoding EamA family transporter, whose product MPARDRLLAVLVAVLWGLNFLAIHATLGQFPPVFAGALRFAVIAVPTILFVPWPKVKVRHLLGYGLGFGTGQFAFLFIAMDTGMPTGLASLVLQASAPFTVLLGAVFLGERVTPHQLAGIALAVAGMAAIAWQRSGHAALLPMILTLLAALSWAFGNLSTRKAEPDNPLHFTLWMSVVPPLPMFALSLVVEGPAAQWRSLTTLGTPAGLTALGGLTYVVLIGTVVGSGLWTTLMRRNPAGVVSPFSLLVPVVGLTASFLLLGERPTWLEVGAAVVVIAGVLLGSVRRPARKPELVAV is encoded by the coding sequence ATGCCCGCCCGTGATCGCCTGCTCGCCGTGCTCGTCGCCGTCCTCTGGGGCCTCAACTTCCTGGCCATCCACGCCACGCTCGGCCAATTCCCGCCGGTGTTCGCGGGCGCGCTGCGGTTCGCCGTGATCGCCGTCCCGACGATCCTGTTCGTGCCGTGGCCGAAGGTGAAGGTGCGGCACCTGCTCGGCTACGGCCTCGGCTTCGGCACCGGGCAGTTCGCGTTCCTGTTCATCGCGATGGACACCGGGATGCCGACCGGGCTCGCGTCGCTGGTGCTGCAGGCGTCGGCGCCGTTCACGGTGCTCCTCGGCGCCGTCTTCCTTGGCGAACGCGTCACGCCGCACCAGCTGGCCGGCATCGCGCTGGCGGTGGCCGGGATGGCCGCGATCGCGTGGCAGCGGTCCGGGCACGCCGCGCTGCTGCCGATGATCCTGACCCTGCTGGCCGCGCTGAGCTGGGCGTTCGGCAACCTGAGCACGCGCAAGGCCGAGCCGGACAACCCGCTGCACTTCACGCTGTGGATGTCGGTGGTGCCGCCGCTGCCGATGTTCGCGCTCTCGCTGGTCGTGGAGGGCCCGGCCGCGCAGTGGCGTTCGCTGACGACGCTCGGGACCCCGGCCGGGCTGACCGCGCTGGGCGGGCTGACGTACGTGGTGCTGATCGGCACGGTCGTCGGATCGGGCCTGTGGACGACGCTGATGCGGCGCAACCCGGCCGGCGTGGTGTCGCCGTTCTCGCTGCTGGTGCCGGTGGTCGGGCTGACGGCGTCGTTCCTGCTGCTGGGCGAGCGGCCGACCTGGCTGGAGGTCGGCGCCGCCGTCGTCGTGATCGCCGGCGTGCTGCTCGGGTCCGTGCGACGGCCCGCGCGCAAGCCCGAGCTCGTCGCGGTTTAG
- a CDS encoding DedA family protein — MHIDQWLEAIPPLSVYLIVGAVIMIESLGIPLPGEIVLVSAALLASQHSNLNPLWIGILASAGAIVGDSIGYFIGKTGGQRLFAWAGRKFPKHFGPTHLANAERIFDKRGVWAVFLGRFIAFLRILAGPLAGSLRMHYPKFLLANAAGGIIWAGGTTAAVYYLGVVAEEWLGRFSKFGLLAAIVIGIVVFFVMKKRLGRNHAEADGEKQEETAA, encoded by the coding sequence GTGCACATCGACCAATGGCTGGAGGCGATCCCGCCGCTCTCGGTGTACCTGATCGTCGGTGCGGTGATCATGATCGAGAGCCTCGGGATTCCGCTGCCCGGCGAAATCGTGCTGGTCAGCGCGGCTTTGCTGGCCTCGCAGCACAGCAACCTGAACCCGCTCTGGATCGGCATCCTGGCCAGCGCCGGCGCCATCGTCGGCGACAGCATCGGCTACTTCATCGGGAAAACCGGCGGGCAACGGCTGTTCGCCTGGGCCGGCCGGAAATTCCCGAAGCACTTCGGGCCGACGCATCTCGCCAACGCCGAACGGATCTTCGACAAACGCGGGGTCTGGGCGGTCTTCCTCGGCCGGTTCATCGCGTTCCTGCGGATCCTCGCCGGCCCGCTCGCCGGGTCGCTGCGGATGCACTACCCGAAGTTCCTGCTGGCGAACGCGGCCGGCGGCATCATCTGGGCCGGGGGCACGACCGCGGCCGTCTACTACCTCGGCGTGGTCGCCGAAGAGTGGCTCGGCCGGTTCTCCAAGTTCGGCCTGCTCGCCGCGATCGTCATCGGCATCGTCGTCTTCTTCGTCATGAAGAAGCGCCTCGGCCGCAACCACGCGGAAGCGGACGGCGAAAAGCAGGAAGAGACCGCGGCCTAA
- a CDS encoding SgcJ/EcaC family oxidoreductase, which translates to MSEQQIRDLMAAREVAMAARDAETLGAHYAPDVVAFTLAPPLVHRGAEVIDVEGRRAWFDTFEGPIEYETRDLEVTIGGEIAYAHALNRLATTPKGAPTGFELWFRSTVCFSREDGEWRITHVHDSVPFHMDATMRAAVDLKP; encoded by the coding sequence ATGAGTGAGCAGCAGATCCGCGACTTGATGGCGGCCCGTGAGGTGGCGATGGCGGCCCGTGACGCCGAGACGTTGGGAGCGCACTACGCCCCGGACGTCGTCGCGTTCACGTTGGCGCCCCCGCTGGTGCACCGCGGCGCGGAGGTCATCGACGTCGAGGGGCGCCGGGCGTGGTTCGACACGTTCGAGGGGCCGATCGAGTACGAGACCCGCGACCTCGAGGTGACGATCGGGGGAGAGATCGCGTATGCGCACGCGCTGAACCGCCTGGCGACGACGCCGAAGGGCGCGCCGACGGGGTTCGAGCTGTGGTTCCGCTCGACGGTGTGCTTCAGCCGGGAAGACGGCGAGTGGCGGATCACCCACGTGCACGACTCGGTGCCGTTCCACATGGACGCGACGATGCGGGCGGCAGTGGACCTGAAGCCCTGA
- a CDS encoding YciI family protein yields MKYVVLIYGNPGSRAAWEGMSDAQRAAGLAHYQQLNDDLDASGERIVSERLAFPELATRIGPMATDGPFAEAKEFLAGFYLLDCESEERALEIARRIPEASFGVVEVRPVMGLHGPEL; encoded by the coding sequence GTGAAATACGTGGTCCTGATCTACGGCAACCCCGGGTCGCGCGCGGCGTGGGAAGGCATGAGCGATGCGCAGCGGGCCGCCGGGCTGGCCCACTACCAGCAGCTCAACGACGATCTCGACGCCTCCGGCGAGCGGATCGTCTCCGAACGGCTCGCCTTCCCGGAGCTGGCCACGCGGATCGGGCCGATGGCGACCGACGGGCCCTTCGCCGAGGCCAAGGAGTTCCTCGCCGGCTTCTACCTGCTCGACTGCGAAAGCGAAGAACGCGCCCTCGAGATCGCGCGGCGGATCCCGGAAGCCTCCTTCGGCGTGGTGGAGGTGCGGCCGGTGATGGGGCTGCACGGGCCGGAGCTGTGA